TTCAATGCAGCCAGCGATACTGGGGCTACCTGCAGCCCTGGCTGGGACTACCTGAGAGttggagccagaccctgtctgtCCCTGACCTCGGACAGGTGCAGGTGGGGAGTGGGGCCTGGAAGAGACACTATGGTCAGGTAACTGCAAGTCAAAGGAACTGAGGGAAGACCTCAGCCAAGTGTGGAGGGCTGTGGAAGAAGGAGCTCTGGCATCCAATTGTTAGGGGGTGAAGAAAGGAGGATTTCCACAGGGAGGTGCCAGCGTTCACCAGTGAGCAGGGGCCTTCTGGGGCAGCAGGAAATCATCCTCCATAAGAAGGCGATGGAAGAAGGAACGGATTGGGAGAATGAATTTGCACCTTATGTGGATTTTTGTGAGGATTTCAGGAGACAATATTtgagaaagcatttaaaaaattttaggctggtcacggtggctcacgcctgcaatcccagcactttgagaggctgagacgggtggattgcttgaatccaggagtttgagaccagcctggggaacatagtgagatcctgtctctacaaaaaatacaaaaattagctgggtgcggtggcgtgtgcctatgaTTCCAGCTatctgagaggctgagggggagtccaggagttcgaggctgtagtgagccatgattgcaccactgcactccagcctgggtgacagagtgaggccttgtctcaaaaaaaaaaaaaaaaaaaaaaagtaacatagaaATGCAGGTGCTGATAATGAATGTTTTTACTGGCAACAAGGAGTCGGGAATTGCTTGGTTTGGGAGGGCACTGACAGCTGGCTTGGGGTGGGTGCCAGGGCTGAGGGGCCTTCTTGGAGTGAGATGCAGATTTCAGTCACCCGCTGTGGGTGATGATTGACATTGCTGTGGGGATGAGGTCATCcagggagaagaaagggaggagagagagagagaatgagcaaGAGGCCAGGGCAGAGGCTGCATTTAGGAGATGAGAGAGGTGCAGGGGAGCTGGCAGAGCTGGCAGAGGCggggaggagaagaagaggagctAGTGTCCCACAACCCAAGGCCAGGGCGAGATCTGGGCCGGACGCTGCAGTGCGGTCCGGTCCAGGGGTCACGCTGTCTTTTAGGGAGGTGGACGTCGGCAGGAAGTCTGGCTTTCATCCCGGctcatggccttgggcaagtcactgggCCTCTGTGTGCCTTGCTGTTCTCTGCTGAGCAGGAGAAACCCAAGCCTCCCAAGTGAGATAATGTTGTTGAGCGCTGTGATGACCCGCTTCCCATTAGCAGCCACCCCATGAGAAGAAAGAGATATGACCAGGAGAAAAGGCCCTGGTCAGAACCTGGCTTTAGCAGGCAGCTGTGGCAGAAGCAGTTCTTTGCGAAGGCCGAGAAATTGTTAGATGCTCCATAGGCGGTGCTGTGTCCTATCAGGAGAACTGAGAAAAGTCCACTGGGGTGATTGTGGGGAGATCATTGAGGGAAGGGCTGATGGCTGATAACAGAGGGACCAAGGAATAGGCCATGAGAGCCAGGGGGGCAACAGACAGCTAACACAGGGGAGGGGCgacaggggcaggggaggggagacaGGTGTCCTGGGAGGGACAAATCCTCAGAGAGGGCCGAGCAGGTTCATGGGAGCCTGCGTGGCTAGGACCAGCTCTGGACCCTGCTTCCCGGGCCTTGCTTCTCTCCACCGTGCATCTCAGTCTGCAGAGGAACCAAGAGGACCCTTCAGGCTGTTCATGGGCACTCCATGGGGGGAGGCAGATGTGGCTGCCATGGGAGGCTTGAGGGTGTCCCCAGCTGTGGGGACCCCTGGGGTAAGCCCTCAGTCCTCTGTTCCACCTTTCCCCGTGTGCAGTGTAAGCTGGAGCAACAGGCGTGCCTGAGCAGCAAGCAGCTGGCGGTGCGATGCGagggcccctgcccctgccccacggAGCAGGCTGCCACCTCCACCGCTGATGGCAAACCAGGTGAGGAGAGGGCTGGGCCACCAGGCTGGGGGTGCTGAAGGGCCACCTGGCACCTCCGTCAGGGCTCTAGGGTGGTAGAAGAGGTGTGCAGAGCAAGAGGGAAGTGGCAAAAATGCAGAAAGCTTGAGGGAGCTGTGAGGTCAGAGGCCCAGATTAACACAGAGCAGGAGGCTTGGGCTCAGCCCTCGTTTCTCCCCTGGGTGCCTGGAaggtgggcagagggagggaCTCAGTCACAAGGAACCTGGGCTGTGTGTTTTTCATGCCAGGAAGGAGCAGGTGGTGGGAAATGGGAGAGGACTCAAGAGGAAGCCCCTGATTTCCACCTTCCCTTCTGCTGCTGCCTCCCtgacccctccccagcctcctggccTGCAGGGCAGGACCCCAGACTGAGATCGAGCCTCTGTTGCTCCACTGCACATTCGCCCTCCATGCCTTGTCTCTGTTCTGCAGAGACTTGCACTGGTCAGGACCTGGCTGACCTGGGAGATCGGCTGCGGGACTGGTTCCAGCTCCTTCATGAGAACTCCAAGCAGAATGGCTCAGCCAGCAGTGTAGCCAGCCCGGCCAGCGGTAGGAAGCTTGCTGCTCtgcctggaggagggagggagataggGAAGGGGCCGAGGACACAGGTGTATGCTGGGCCAGCCCACCCTTGTTCCTTCCTGCCGGACTCGGGGCCCTACCATCTGGGCCCCAAAAGAACCTTCACCCTGAAGAAGTCAGCTTCCACCAGAGCAGGAGGGATACCGGTTAGCTAGTAGGAAGAACTTAACATGGGTGGAGAGAGCTTAAACCCTGACATGGGTAGCCCAGGGAAAGCAGGAATTCTTTTCCCCGAAGGGCTTTCAGAACAGGGTTTTGAATGGTTCAGGCATAGTCCTATGTGGAGGTGGAAGGAAGGACCTTTGGCCATTCTCGAGTTTCTCAATCCCATGGTTAGATTCCAAGCTGCCCAGACCCAGAACAGAGGGCTGGGGCTGATGGCGAGGTGGAGGGATGGAGGGCTGGAGAAACGGCTGAATAGCCAGATGAAGCGTGCCTGAACCTGATCTTTTCCCAGGGCTGGACAAGAGCCTGGGGGCCAGCTGCAAGGACTCCATTGGCTGGATGTTCTCCAAGCTGGACACCAGTGCTGACCTCTTCCTGGACCAGATGGAGCTGGCCGCCATCAACCTGGACAAGTATGAGGTCTGCATCCGTCCCTTCTTCAACTCCTGTGACACCTACAAGGATGGCCGGGTCTCTACTGCTGAGTGGTGCTTCTGCTTCTGGAGGGAGAGTGAGTGCGGCCCCTCTCCCAGGCCCCTGCCTCACCTGTGTGGGCTCTACCCGAAGTTCCAGGCTCTCTTGGGAAGTCAGAGTAGCTCTTTCTTGGCTACGTCCCCAGGCCCAGCACTTTCCCAGCTTGCCCACTTCCTGTACTCCCTTAGGGCTTCATTCCTTAaggcccagggaagccaacaCTTTCAGCTCCCTTCCTTGGCAGGCTCCCAGGTGGATCCAGATTTTGTGGGTCCTGAAGCTTATATACTTTTGGAGGTCTTCTTTAAGAacgagttaaaaaaaaaatcccagcactttgggaggccagggtgggaggatcatgtgacccaggagttggagaccagcccaaACAATacagggagacctcgtctctatgaaaaaaaaaatagccaggcatggtggcatgcatttgTGGTCCctgccacttgagaggctgaggtgggaggattgcttgagcctaggaggtcaaggctacatacagtgagctgagattgtgccagcgcactccagcctgagcaacagagcaagaacctataaaaaaaaaaaaaaagaagaaggaaagaaagagtatgaaaaataacaaatgtaaacTTTCTGGGGCCCCTCAGAGGGCTTGGGAAGAGGCTGTACAAGTGAGGGTCTTAGAGCTGAAGATGCATTTGCTTCTCGGTGATTCTTCTTTTGGGCACATCTTAAATTTTGTGCCACCAATCAGTGATTACATACGTTGTCATCAGCCTTAGAGATGTGATGAAATTTCTCAGCTGAATATACCTGAAACCAGAGCTTTCAAACTAGAGTCATCTCAGGAAATTGAGGTCCCCAGGGCTCACCTGACCTGTGCGGCCAGAGCTGGGGAAGCCCTGGTGTTCCTCACTGGATGGTTCTCCCCATCTTGGTGGGGGATCGGCAGTCAGGGCCCAAAGCTTCAGCCCGGGCCCCACCATACACTAGTCAGGGACCCCCAGCAAGTGACCAAATCTTTCTGAGTTCTGCTTCTTCATCCGCATCAGGAAATTACAATACCTGTCTTGGAGCCTGTTGTGAGGATGAGCCAAGAAAATCTGTGCAGAGCACCGTGTAATTCACAAATCCCTCTGCAAATGCGTGGTATTGTGATCTGTTTCACCACTCTGACTGCCCAGCTCTCCTGCGACCTGCATCACTCCAGCATTTTGACTTTCTGGGCCTTTGAAGGCCACTCCATCCATTCTGTACAGCAGCTTTCTTGGGCAGGAGGCTGGGAACTGTCCTCATTTTACAACCAGGCAGTCTTCCAGCTTGGAGAGGTGGGGACTTCCCAAGGTTGCAGACAAGTTAGAGGCTGGCTGCTAgttacagtcatgtgtcacttaacgagggggatacattctgagaaatgcatcattaggtgatttcgtcACTGTGCAAGCATCACAGGAGTACTTACACAGACCTTGGTGGTGCGGGCTCCTGTGCACCTGGCCcattgctcccaggctacaacctgtgcagcatgttatgtgctgaatactgcaggcagttgtaacacaatggtaagcatttgtgcatctaaacatagCTTAACcgagaccgggcatggtggctcactcctgtaatcccagcactttgggaggccgaggtgggtggatcacctgaggtcaggagtttgagaccagcctgagcaacatggtgaaatcctgtctctactaaaaatacaaaaattagccaggcatggtggcaggtgcctgtaatcccagctacttgggaggctgaggcaggagaatcacttgaacccaggaggcagaggttgcagtgagccaagatcatgccattgcactccagcctgggtgacaagagcaaaactctatctcaaaaaataaaataaggctgggcacagtggcttatgcctgtaatcccagcactttgggaggctgaggcgggcagattatgaagtcaggagatcgagaccatcctggctaacagggtgaaaccccgtctctactaaaaatacaaaaaattagccaggcatggtggtgggcacctgtaatcccagctaatcgggaggctgaggcaggagaatggcatgaacctgggaggcggagcttgcagtgagccgagatcgcgccaatgcactccagcctgggcgacagagcaagactccgtctcaaaaaaataaatacataaaaaataaaaataaacatagctaaacatagaaaaggtacaataaaaatagtgTTGTAATCTTATGGGGCCACCGTCCATTGTTGACTGAGGTGTCGTTGTGTAGCGCGTGGCTGTATTTTCAGGCCTGGGAGTTCTCTAACATTCCCTCTAGCATTATGTTCCCCTGGGGTCTCTCATCTTTGGGTGTCTGTGTGTTCACCCCGCCTCCTCTTCTGAACCCTATTACTCCTCTGATGGGTCCCTAGGACTTCTTGgggacctcaggtcatccacagCTGTGGGATGAGCTGCCCTAAATAGAGACTGGACATTTTCATGCCATAGAGCCCCTGTGCTTCCCACCCCTGCTGTGGGGTGGCCCCC
This genomic stretch from Pongo pygmaeus isolate AG05252 chromosome 8, NHGRI_mPonPyg2-v2.0_pri, whole genome shotgun sequence harbors:
- the SPOCK2 gene encoding testican-2 isoform X3 → MCISRKKLEHRIKQPTVKLHGNKDSICKPCHMAQLASVCGSDGHTYSSVCKLEQQACLSSKQLAVRCEGPCPCPTEQAATSTADGKPASWPAGQDPRLRSSLCCSTAHSPSMPCLCSAETCTGQDLADLGDRLRDWFQLLHENSKQNGSASSVASPASGLDKSLGASCKDSIGWMFSKLDTSADLFLDQMELAAINLDKYEVCIRPFFNSCDTYKDGRVSTAEWCFCFWREKPPCLAELERVQIQEAAKKKPGIFIPSCDEDGYYRKMQCDQSSGDCWCVDQLGLELTGTRTHGSPDCDDIVGFSGDFGSGVGWEDEEEKETEEAGEEAEEEEGEAGEADDGGYIW